The Alkalihalophilus pseudofirmus nucleotide sequence CTGATTCACAAAGTCAATGGTTACGATATCGAAGTTTAAGTCATTTAAAAATTCAGTAAATGTTTTTAATTGAGCAGGCTCGCCCGCCCCTACCACATCTTCGCCCGAGAATAACATTTTATTTGAACCATATTCTACGGCTAAACGTTCTAATTGTTCGTATAAATAATGATTTTCATGCTGTATCGTTCTAAATCGATTTGGAAGACGAGGAATAATATCCAGACCCGCATTATGAACAGTTTCAATTGCCTCAAAATCAAAGCTGATTGGCATAGAGGCCAAACTTACTTCATAAGGAAGAAATAAAATACGATCCTCACCGTACTCAAACTCTTCAACTTGGTACTGAGTAATAAAAATTTCATCTTCAAACATGAGCTGATAATGATTGTTGTAAACATCCTTAATTAATTCAATATAAGGACTTTCATCATCTAAAATCCTAATATACTGTCCATTATGTTCAGGGAGCTCATCTCTGGCTTCAGGATGTTGATGAACAATTTCAGGCTTGCTCATTCTCTCAAACAGCCCTTCATTTACTAAGTCCCAGATCGTCAGCGGCTCAAAGCTCATAGAGGAAACTCCGCTGTCTTTCAACTGTGCAAGTATCTCCCTATCAGACATCATTTCATTTAACATAACCGGCCATTGCTCGTATTGATCATAGGCCATGGTGATTTCGTACTCCAAATTATCTTGTTCTACACTGACTCGATCAACAATTGACGGAATTGATACGAGCAGCGCAATCACAATCAGCGCCCACGCTATTTTCTTAACCAACGGTAACACCCTTCCTTTTCCTTATTTACGTCTATTCAGTTTAGAAAGAAGCGGGAGCGATGATGCGATATCATCGTCAATTGCTTTCGTTCCAATTAAAATAACAACATATATGATGGCACCTATAACTACCCCGGCTGCCACAAACAACATCGCATTCAAACGAGTCCATAGCTCCACCTGTAAATAATCCACTGCAAATAACAGCACTGCCCCCATGACGACACTCGCTAAGGCATATAACGCATGCGACCGGCGTACAACGGGGAATGGCAAAGTACGATATAAGATATACACATTTAACACAGTGATCGCTACATACACGATTAATGTTGATATTGCAGCCCCGATCATTCCGTACTGAGCAACTAAAATAATATTTAGAACAAATTTAGCAGCAGAACACACAAGTACAATAATTGCAGCGGCAAATTCGCGGTTAGCCCCTTGAAGCATCCCCGTTGTTAAGACAGAGAATGAAGTGAATAATGCACTTACGGATAAAATGAAAATAACATCACTGCCGAGCACGTCTCCAAATAACGCATAGTTAATCGGGACAGTCAGCGCGGCAAGCCCCATCGCTGCAGGCCAGGCTGTTAAATGAGTAATCGTATTTCCTCGATCAACAATCATAGAAGCTCTATCTTTATCATTTGTCGCAAGCGCTTTTGTAATCGCAGGAATCAATGGTAAAATCAGGGCACTCGCAAAGACGACAGCCATCTGCACCAAGGCTTGTCCGCGTCCAAAAGTGGTTCCGTAAATGTGGGCTACTTCTGATTCAGTATTTCCTAGAGCACTTAACTGCCTAGGAATTGTTAGTGAATCAACGACATTTAATAACGCCATCGTTAACGCACCGAAACAAATCGGCAAGGCCACGATCAATATTCGTTTAGCCCAATGTGAGAATGTTTCCTTGTTCATCTTGCTCGCCGTTTTAAGCGGCTTGCGTCGCGCAAAAATCACTTTTAAATAAACAAGTGAGGCAAGGACCCCGACAACGGATCCAATCATGACACCTGCAGACACAACCTCAGGTGCAAATGCTTGAATTGTTAAGTAATAAGCTGCCACTATAATGACCAAGACTCGTACAAACTGCTCTAATACTTGAGAAACAGCAGTAGGCACCATATCCTCATACCCTTGGAAAAAACCGCGGTAGACAGCCATATAAGGTGCAAAGATGAGCGTCACTGATACAGCTAGGATTGAATACGTCATCAACGACCCGCCTAGGAAGCCTGCGATCCATTCGGCCAGCACAAACATTAAGATGAAACTGATCACGCCGAATACCATTCCTAGAATGGTCGCCGTCCGGTAGATGAAATACACATCGTCATCCCGGCCCTTCGCTCTCGCTTCAGAAATCAGCTTCGAGATCGCAAGCGGAATCCCAGCTACTGTGATAATTAAAATCGACATATACACAGGGTAGACAACACTGAAAATACCAAGCACTTCATCCCCTGCAATGTTTTGCAGAGGAATCCGAAACACGCTTCCTAATAGTTTCGATAAAAAGGTTGCAACCGTAAGCAGAATCGCCCCTTTTAACAAGCTGGATTTACTCATTTTTTCGCCCTTCTCTTCTCACGCAGCACTTTGCCTGCAAAGATAGGCAGCGCAAGCATTCGTCTCCACCTTGAAGGCTGTTTCACTAAGCGGTAAAACCATTCAAGGTGAACTTTCTGCCAAAACTCAGGAGCTCGCTGTACCTCACCTGCCAGCACATCAAAGCTTCCGCCAATTCCCATGAAAAGTCCCTTATCAAATTGGTCAATCCGCTCTGCAACCCATTTTTCCTGACGCGGGAATCCTAATGCAAGAAAGACCATATCCGGTTTCTTTTCTTTAATCTCATCTTCAATCTTCGTCTCTGACCAATCAAAGAATCCGTGATGAGAACCCGCAATAACTACATTTGGGAACTGACGATTAATTTCCGCAATCGTCTTTTGCAGGACTTCATCTTTTGCCCCTAATAAATAGATAGAATACGATTTCTCATTTGCAAGTTCGAGCAGGTCCATAAAAGTATCAAAGCCCGTCACACGTTCTGGCAGCGGATGACCTAGCATGCCTGCTGCTTTCACGACACCGATTCCGTCTGCTGTAATATAGGTCGCACGATCAAGATACTCCCTGTACGTCTTATCTTCATATGCATGAAGCACAATTTCAGGATTAGCTGTTACGACAAATGTTTTATCTTCCTTATTAAGATGCTCACCGAGGCGAGCCACAAATTGATCTTTAGTCGTGTTAATAAAAGGAACGCCAAGAACTTCAACAAATCGTTCTGACAAAATCAATCACCAACTTCTGTATTTTTATGGAACATAGATGTTTCTACATAATACTCCTAGCAAATCATATCAAAAAACGACAAAGGATGGAATTACCTTTTCAAATCATTCATGATTTCACCAAATCCCCCAAATTAATTTCCTTATATTTCTACATACTTCTATTATCTTCTACTCTATTAAACATTCGGCGCATCATGTTATACTAGGAAATGATGACAAATTAAGGAGAGAACGTTATGTTACGCTCAATTAAAAAGCTGATTGGTGACTCTCAGCAGCGAAAAATAAAGTCATATGAAAAAGTGGTAGCGAAGATCAATGAACTCGAGCCACATATGGAAAAGCTGTCAGATGAAGAATTACGTCAAAAAACTTCCCTATTTAAGGAACAAATACAAAACGGTTCATCGATTAATGAATTAAAAGCAGAAGCTTTCGCGGTGGTCCGTGAAGCCTCAAAACGTGTCCTTGGGCTGCGCCATTATGATTCTCAATTAATCGGCGGCCTGGCATTAAGTGAAGGAAATATCTCAGAAATGCCGACAGGAGAAGGTAAAACACTCGTTGCCTCTCTTCCAAGTTACTTACGTGCCCTTGAAGGAAAAGGTGTTCATGTTATCACTGTAAATGAATACCTTGCAAGTCGTGACCGTGAAATTATCGGACCGGTTCATGAGTTCCTTGGCTTAAATGTTGGGTTAAACGTTCCAATGATCTCACCAGAAGAGAAGAAACTGGCTTATGATGCTGATATTACATATGGTGTCGGAAATGAGTTCGGTTTCGACTATTTAAGAGGAAATATGGTCTATGCAACAAGCCAGCGTGTACAGCGCCCTTATCATTTCGCCATTATTGATGAGATTGATTCGGTTTTAATTGATGAAGCAAAGACTCCGCTTATCATTGCTGCGAAAACGCAAGTAAGTCCTAACCTTTATCATATTTGCGCAAAAGTAGCGCGCAGCTTCAAAGAAAATGATGACTATATGTACGACCCTCTTCTTAAAGCCGCAAGCTTAACCGATAACGGGATTACGAAGATTGAACGTGCTTTTGGAGTCGATAATCTATACGACCTTGAGCACCACACGCTTTATCACTTTATGATCCAAGCCTTACGTGCACGGGTAATGTTTAAGCTAGATGTAGACTACATTGTAAAAGAAGGCGAAATTCAGCTCGTTGATATGTTCACAGGCCGTATTATGGAGGGCAGAACATTCAGCGATGGTCTGCACCAGGCTCTTGAAGCCAAAGAAGGCCTTGAAATTACTGAAGAAAACAAAACTCAAGCTTCTATCACGATTCAAAACTACTTCCGTATGTACCCTAACCTTTGCGGGATGACAGGTACAGCTAAAACGGAAGAACGAGAATTTAGAATCGTTTATGGCATGGATGTTATTCAAGTTCCAACCAATAAGCCGCGCATCCGTGAAGACCGCGATGACCTTGTATTTGCGACAAGTGATGATAAATATAACGCAGTTGCAGCTGAAGTGGAAGAACGCCATAAAACAGGACAGCCAGTCTTAATTGGAACAACATCAATTATTCAATCAGAAACAATGGCGAGCTACCTTGATGACAAAAAGATCCCTTATGAACTTCTTAACGCGAAGAGTGTGGAAAAAGAAGTCCAGTTGATCTCTCTTGCTGGTCAAAAAAATCAAGTGACGATTGCAACAAACATGGCAGGACGCGGGACAGATATTATGCTTGGCGAGGGTGTCCATGAGCTAGGCGGGCTGTATGTAATCGGGACTGAGCGTCATGAGAGCAAGCGAATCGATAACCAATTAAGAGGCCGCTCCGGACGACAAGGTGACCCAGGTGAGTCTCAATTCTTCATCTCCATTGAAGACGAACTTTTACTGCGTTTTGGCGGAGAAATGATTGAAGCATTTAAAGAAGAGATTAAAACAGACGGCAACGGATTGGTTCAGAATGAAAACATCAATAAATTAGTTGATAAAATTCAGAAGATGTCTGAAGACCATAACTACTCTGCCCGTGAATATACGTTAAAGCTTGATGACATTATTAATGAACAACGTGAAGTTATTTACAAGCTTCGAAATAAGCTGCTGGAGTCTGAAAATAATTTTGATACGGTACGCGAAATGATCGACACGACTTGGAAGGACTACGTAGATCATTATTGTGCAGACGAACTTCTTCCTGAAGAATGGAATCTTGAGGAATTAACGCAGCGCATTCAATTAATCCTGCCTACGTTTAAAGGATTTACTCAACATCCTGAAGAGAAAAAAGAAGTACAAGCTTATATTACTGCGACATACGAGCAGTTCATGGGTGACGTTGAACCGTTGCATGCTCAGGAAAAAATCCGTATCCAAACCGATCGAATATTACTATCTAACCTAGACACGCACTGGACGCAGCATCTTGAAGAAATGAACCGTTTAAAAGAAGGAATTGGTCTGCGCAGCTACGGTCAAGAAGATCCGATGCGCATCTACACACGTGAAGGATTCGAGCTTTTCACCATGATGTACAAGACCTTACAGCGTAATTCAAGCATCCAGTACTCAAAAATGACTACTCGTTATTTAAGTGTAACCACCAAGGAGGACTAATCTAGCATGCTACCATTTTTCAACAAAAATAAAGACAACAAGCCTCAACTAGAAGGAAAAGAAAGTGCTGTTTCAACAGAAGAATTATTAAATGAAACAAGCGAAGAATCTGCTGATGAATCAATCTCAACTGCTTTATCGATTCATCCAGCTTGGAACTTAGCGAAAGAAGATCAATATGCGTTTCAATTCCTTAACATGGAGCTTGAAGACTTAAAGCCGAATCAATTATCTCTATCCGGCATCAGCTTAATGCAAGTGGAAGAAGATCAATTCCGTGCTTCTGCTTTTATTAGAAGCAGTCTTGACAAAGCGATTCAGCTGCAAGAAGTAACTCTCGTTCTTCTAGATGAAAAGGATCAAGTATTAGGACGTAAGGCGTTTGATTTAAGTGAAGTAGGAGAAATCCCTGCAAGAAGCAGCCGCCCTTGGCATTTTATCTTCACAACTAAGGATTTATTTACTACTGACCTACCGGCTTCTGGCTGGAAGCTTGCGTTCCAACTTAATCCATCAGCACGCAAGCATTCACTAGAGCTAGCAGACTCATGGAAAAAATCTTTAGCGAAAGAAAGCAAACAGAAGCTAGAAGAAATGGTTGAAAACCTAGAGCCTCCTAAAAAAGGTGAGGTTAATTTCATGGGACTTCAAGCAAAGAAACAAGAAACAGGCGACTTGCATATTACTATGCTTATCCGTAACGGCAGTGAAAAAACAATTAACCTTGAGCAGATTCCTTTAAATGTAGAAGATGCATCAGGTGAAGTTGTTGCGACCGGCGGATTTAAGCTAGAGGACTTTAAGGTGAGCGCTAATACTAGTAAGCCTTGGACCTTCATTTTCCCTAAATCAATGGTCAAAAAAGATACACCAGACCTTAGTAAGTGGAAAGCCTATCCACCAAATCAGAAATAATGAAGAAACTCCCCGCAGCTGCGGGGAGTTTTTGTTTTGGACCAGGGGGCTGAGGGGTAGCCTCTATGTTGATTGCGCCTATTCAGCTTACTTATGCGCCTGTCTCAGCTTTAATTGCGCGGCTCTCTCGCTTTATTGTGTCCGTTCGCCAGCTAATTGCATCACTCTGGCGTTTATGCGTCATTTCAATTGGTTATTGCGTTGCTCGTCTCTGCTTATGCGCCGGTTCAAGCCGTAATTGCGCCGGTTGACCCTCACTCCCTCCACTCCCCAGCACAAAAAACCGCCGACTCCCATCGGCGGTTCACATCCTTACTTATAATAATCTACAACACCTTCTAAAATCGCTTCAGCTGATCCTTGACGGAATGAATTTGTTTTCAGCTTGGCTGCATCTTGTGAGTTTGAGATAAACGCAAGTTCTAGCAAGACGCTCGGCATTCTAGCTTGCTTAATCACTTGGAACCCAGCTGTCTTCACACCGCGGTCACGTGTTCCTAATTTATCAATGAGATGGCCATGAATCGCGTGAGCAAGCTTCTCGCTTCCGGCTGAGGCATAGGTCGCATCCCAGTACGTTTCTGTCCCATTTGCCGATGTGGCTGTAGCGGAATTGGCATGGATACTAATAAACAAATCCGCATTCGCATCATTTGCAACCTTCACGCGGTCAGATAAGGTCGGGTACACATCTGTATCCCTCGTCATGATCACGTGGGCACCAGCAGCAAGCAAAAGCTTCTCTGCGCGCTGTGCGACATCTAGAGCTATTTCTTTTTCTTGCAATCCATTTCCTACTGCACCGGGGTCACTGCCGCCATGGCCAGGATCAATGACAATCTTCTTTCCTGACAATGAACCACCTTGACGAACAGGACTAACTGTGACAATCAGTTCAGCTGTCGTATGAGAGATGGATGCTTGATAGCCATCTGCTACCCTGAATGACATTCCTTTTCCGGCTGATTGATTAACAGCCGAAATTTGGCTCATTCCGTTGACGGACGATGCTACGATCGGCATCTCAGCAGCATTGGTTGTAATCGTTCGCAGCGTTCCGTTTTGTTGATGCGATGTATTGACGACACCGCCGATTTTCGGCCATGATAAAGTTGTTACATCGCTCACTCTAGTAACCTTAGGTTGACCTAACAGACGCTTTTGAACTCCATTTTGATACAGATCTAAATAGTAGGAATGAACATAAGCATCTCTTCCATTAAACGTGATTTTAGCCCAACGGTCATCAAAGCTATGAACCTCTACTGTTTGTCCGCTTGTTAAACGCCCTAAGGAAGCATGACTAGTATCAGGTCCCGAGCGCACATTTAAGGTATCAGCTCGTGCAACCGTTCCACTATAAGCACTAGTTGAACCGGCACTTTGTGTCTCTCTTGTAATTCTCACTTCTTGAGCTTGCTGATTCCATTTTACATCAGCTCCAAATGTTTCAGAGAAGAAGCGAAGGGGGATAACAGTACTATGTTCAAATATACGCGGTGCAGGAGAAACCGAAACATTGCGGTTATTTACTATCGTATTAGTTTGATCAATTGTAAAGAGAATTTCAGTTCCCTGATCCTCACCCCAAACCTGTCTTGTCGCCCCGCGCCATTTGACGTCTATTCCAAGCGCATCACCTATCACTCGGAATGGGACGAGAAGATGATTATCCACTCTTGGAGGATTTGAAATCGGCAGGTCGAGCAATTCACCATTAACATAAATCTTCACTTGCTGATTAGAAGGCGGCGTAGAGGGCGTTGATGATTTGATTGATATGTATTGATTACTAACATAGCCGTTTTGACTGCCATAACGAATTTCATACCACGTTCCCACTGTACGTTGGATTTGTACTGTCTGCCCTTGAGTGAGGGAACCAATTCTTGTGGCTTGAGTAGAAGGCTCGGCCCTTACATTTAGAGAGGTTGCTGTAACAGTGCCTTCTTTTGAAGAAGCATCCACTGCGTCAAGAGGGCTGAATACGGAAACGAGAATAAACATAAGTAAAAAGACTAGACTGCGTTTAGTCATAGGAATATATACCCCCTAAATATTTTTAAAAAAGAGAGGTAACGCAATGCTACCTCCTCTATTTTATTTAGTGCTTTGATTTAGCGTTTCATAATGTTAATTGGTTCAAGATAACTTCCGTGTACGTAGCCATACTGGTGATCTTTATGATCTGAGAAGATCTGATACCAAGTTGCCCCCGCTTGATTTCTGCCAGGTACGTAAGCAACATAATGGCCCGCTTGCGGAAATTGGAATTGCGCGGCTGAACTAGTTGATGCATCAGAGCGAACATTTAAGCCAGCTGTCGTTGTTTTCGCAATTGTATAGTAGCCATAATCTTTCTTGCCTAAAAAGTTATCAGCGCGGTACATATGACTAGCAATTTTCTGACCCCAAAGTGGATCAGAGGCATAATTCACGTTCATACCATGCCCTTTCAAACCAAGCACAGCACCGCGGTACTGATCCCCGCCTGGAGTTAAGTAGCGGTTGTTCATTGAGTTTGCGACATGGTGAATGGATTCTTCAAAACTATTAAATGGCTTCGCATTTCCGAGCGGATCACTATCATAGGCTCCGTAACCGAATAGATTTTTACGTTGCTCGGCAATCACACTTAATCCATACTGACTTTCGTGAATCGCTTTTCCATATAGGTATAGGGCATTGATTCCGTACTTTTCTTGAGCTTCAATAAAGACGTGCCCAAGATTTAGAAGCGGGCTGTCTTTCGCTACATTTTTACCGTTTACCGTTTGGTTAACGGACGCAATGTAGCGGTTCAAATCTTCTGCCGTATAATTAGTCTTCGTACGAAGCGGCAGGAAGTTAAAGTATTGATATGCAGTGCCAACTTTTTGCCCTGACGCGTTAAAGAAATCATATCCGTTTAAACTGTAATACACTTGTCCATTTTGCATAAAGGCAGGAGCATCTGAATATGGACGTGCCCATTCATATTCTCCTTTTAGATGATCAAATCCTCTGTAATGAAGAACTCCGTTCGTTACCGTATATTGAGCGCGGCCTTTTTGAAGTTCAGTTGGAATCAGCCAAGCCTCAGATTGACGAATATACCCTTCCCCGTCAGCATAGCGGACGTGCACCCAATTTTCATCTGCATTAATATATTGAAGTTCTGTCCCTTTAACAACATAGGTTAGCTGCCTCGACTTAGTTTCATCCATGATTCTAACAATCTCTTGTCGTGCAGGCGGATTCGCAACCACTAACCCATTTTTCATCTTCAAAAGAGTTTGTCCTTGATAAACTAAGTCTTTACCGGCGTTCGCTGCTTGCTGGTACGTAAGATAAGCTTGTGAATCCATTCTTACTTGCCCATTGACAATTGTTCCTGTTTTATATAAGTCATTTAAACTATCGCCTGTTTCTAAGACTTGAAGCATACGTACAATAAATGCTGCAGCTTGTGCACGGGTTGCATCGTCTTTTGGAGCAAACCGGAAGCGCTGATCACTTGTCGGCATACCAGCAATAATGCCTAAATACGTGTTTTTTGAGACGGCGTCGACAAAATTTGGATGGATTTGAGCACTGTCTGTAAATGTTAAGGCTTGAGGTGCCACTTTCATCCCTTTGTACTCCAATGCGCGGCTGATCATGGCCGCCATTTGTTCGCGTGTAATGTTTTGTTCTGGTTTAAACGTGTTCCCTGGATAACCTGCTACAATATTAGCTCCAGCTGCACTTCCGATACCAGCAGCAAGCGGATAGGTAGAAGGTACATCACTAAATGTAGATTGTGCAGCCGGAAGCTTTAATGCACGAGTTAAGAATGTCGCAAACTGTGCACGAGTCACTTTATCATTAGGCCCGTAACGTCCTGGACCATACCCACCTAAAATACCTAACTCAACCGCTTTTCTCATTTCCCCTTCAAGGACATGCCCCGTGATATCATCATTATTGGCAGAACTCATAGGAGCATAGCCGAATGCTGCTGTGGAGAAAACGAGCAGCATGACAAGCATCGTAATTACCTTCTTCATAACTAGCAACCTCCTCATTTAAAAACTAGATAGCCTTTATTTCACACGTTCTAAAAACACTGAGAACTCTGCACGTGTTGTCGGACGATTCAACCCATATGTTCCATCAGGCATCCCAGAAGCAACACCTTTCGCTTTAAGGGCATCAATCGCACTGTAAGCCCAGTGATGACTAGGGACATCAGGGAATGGTGAGCTGCTCACTCCTTGAATGTTGTATGCTCTTTGTAAAATCGAAGCCATTTCAGCTCGTGTTAACGTAGCGTTCGGTTCAAAGGTTGAAGCAGTCTTCCCGATCATAATTCCAGCCTTCTCGACTGCTGCAATCGAATCATAATAAACAGAATTAGGGTCAACATCTCGTAAACTAGTTTTTCCGCCGCTTGTTGGCAGGTTCAACGCACGTGCAATCATTGTCGCCGTTTGAGCACGAGTAATAGACTGCCCCGGTCTAAATGTACCGTCATCGAATCCACTGATAATTCCATCACGATTAAGAGTGAGAATCGCTTGTCTTGCCCAGAAAGTATCACTCACATCTCTAAATCGTTGAACCTCATAACTAGAGTCATAGATTGCTTTTAATTGATCAAAGTAAACATGTCCTTTGCCTTGCTTTGTTGTATTAGCTTGAGCGATATAAACCTGCTGCAGGCGAATCGGCCCTTTGATGTTTGCAGGAATGGCTGCACGAACGTATTGCCACCCGCGAGTGTTAAATCCATTTTCATTGGTGAAGTTAATGGTGTGTGCTGCCCCGTTTCCATCAAGAATGGTTGCGCGCAGCCAGTGTTCACGACCATCTCCATATGCCCACATGCCAAGCTCCAGCGGATTTCCTCTTAAAGGAAGGACCGGATTCATTCTGACATATGCTGCTGACGTTCCTGTTTCTCCTTGAGTGTAATCATAGGTCAGTTTCAATGCCCCGTCTCCGCGATTAGGTTCCTGGACTGAAGCGGTTGAGATAGAAGCGGTGGCTCTTGCCGCAGTTGCTTGTATTCCATTAAGAGAATTAAAATCATGCACAGAAAGGAATGGCTTTGTAATCTGCATAGGCGGCTCTGTTGTCACAACTTGAAGCGTAGTTGGCACTGATCTCTCACGCCCTCCGCTGTCAGATGGACGATTCACAACTGAAACCGTATCGGCGAATGGTAATCTAGCTACCATTGTTGTCGACCCGCCGCCATCTAAATTGATGGCATGTTGTGCACCAAGCGATCTCATATATTCAGCTAGTTGTGGAATCGTTGCCCCTTCACTAAAACCTGGCTGCCTTCCATCTATTGTGACTAAGAAAAGCTTAGATCCGTCACTTGAAACACCAATCGCTGTACGCGGCGCACGCTCAAGTGCGTGGGAGCTTGATGTATTCATTGAGATATTGACTTTTCCGTCTCTTACTAACGTCGGGCCGGTTGCCATCACAAACTCGGCATCTCTCCACGCATCATTGATTGTTGCTTCTGCTGTGATTGTATCCCCTACTTTTACGTTAGCGAGCTTATCTCTAAGGGCACCGCCATTAGCAGAAATGACAAATCCATTTTTCGGGATGACTGCATTTCCACCCTCTCCTAGACGGCGAATTTCTGAAACAGTTCCCGTAATTTTATCTCCAAAAGAAAATCCTGAGTTTGTTTGATTTGTATTTGTGACGACTAGCTCGGTTACAAATTGACTTGCTCCTGTTGTTGCTTCACGATGCGAACCTGTATAGATGACCGAGCTCCCATTCACACGATCTGCATTGACTGCAGATAGTTCAAGCTTCTGACCGCCTACTGTGTAAGTCATGCTCGTATTAAACTCAGTCATTGTTAAAGCGCCATTACGATTCACCCCAACTGCAAACGGGTAATGAACGGGACGATTAGCATCCGCAGATAAAATTCCGTAGTTTAGGATCTCATTGCCTTTGACCAATAAATTAACCG carries:
- a CDS encoding putative polysaccharide biosynthesis protein; this translates as MSKSSLLKGAILLTVATFLSKLLGSVFRIPLQNIAGDEVLGIFSVVYPVYMSILIITVAGIPLAISKLISEARAKGRDDDVYFIYRTATILGMVFGVISFILMFVLAEWIAGFLGGSLMTYSILAVSVTLIFAPYMAVYRGFFQGYEDMVPTAVSQVLEQFVRVLVIIVAAYYLTIQAFAPEVVSAGVMIGSVVGVLASLVYLKVIFARRKPLKTASKMNKETFSHWAKRILIVALPICFGALTMALLNVVDSLTIPRQLSALGNTESEVAHIYGTTFGRGQALVQMAVVFASALILPLIPAITKALATNDKDRASMIVDRGNTITHLTAWPAAMGLAALTVPINYALFGDVLGSDVIFILSVSALFTSFSVLTTGMLQGANREFAAAIIVLVCSAAKFVLNIILVAQYGMIGAAISTLIVYVAITVLNVYILYRTLPFPVVRRSHALYALASVVMGAVLLFAVDYLQVELWTRLNAMLFVAAGVVIGAIIYVVILIGTKAIDDDIASSLPLLSKLNRRK
- a CDS encoding WecB/TagA/CpsF family glycosyltransferase; protein product: MSERFVEVLGVPFINTTKDQFVARLGEHLNKEDKTFVVTANPEIVLHAYEDKTYREYLDRATYITADGIGVVKAAGMLGHPLPERVTGFDTFMDLLELANEKSYSIYLLGAKDEVLQKTIAEINRQFPNVVIAGSHHGFFDWSETKIEDEIKEKKPDMVFLALGFPRQEKWVAERIDQFDKGLFMGIGGSFDVLAGEVQRAPEFWQKVHLEWFYRLVKQPSRWRRMLALPIFAGKVLREKRRAKK
- the secA2 gene encoding accessory Sec system translocase SecA2, which produces MLRSIKKLIGDSQQRKIKSYEKVVAKINELEPHMEKLSDEELRQKTSLFKEQIQNGSSINELKAEAFAVVREASKRVLGLRHYDSQLIGGLALSEGNISEMPTGEGKTLVASLPSYLRALEGKGVHVITVNEYLASRDREIIGPVHEFLGLNVGLNVPMISPEEKKLAYDADITYGVGNEFGFDYLRGNMVYATSQRVQRPYHFAIIDEIDSVLIDEAKTPLIIAAKTQVSPNLYHICAKVARSFKENDDYMYDPLLKAASLTDNGITKIERAFGVDNLYDLEHHTLYHFMIQALRARVMFKLDVDYIVKEGEIQLVDMFTGRIMEGRTFSDGLHQALEAKEGLEITEENKTQASITIQNYFRMYPNLCGMTGTAKTEEREFRIVYGMDVIQVPTNKPRIREDRDDLVFATSDDKYNAVAAEVEERHKTGQPVLIGTTSIIQSETMASYLDDKKIPYELLNAKSVEKEVQLISLAGQKNQVTIATNMAGRGTDIMLGEGVHELGGLYVIGTERHESKRIDNQLRGRSGRQGDPGESQFFISIEDELLLRFGGEMIEAFKEEIKTDGNGLVQNENINKLVDKIQKMSEDHNYSAREYTLKLDDIINEQREVIYKLRNKLLESENNFDTVREMIDTTWKDYVDHYCADELLPEEWNLEELTQRIQLILPTFKGFTQHPEEKKEVQAYITATYEQFMGDVEPLHAQEKIRIQTDRILLSNLDTHWTQHLEEMNRLKEGIGLRSYGQEDPMRIYTREGFELFTMMYKTLQRNSSIQYSKMTTRYLSVTTKED
- a CDS encoding accessory Sec system S-layer assembly protein: MLPFFNKNKDNKPQLEGKESAVSTEELLNETSEESADESISTALSIHPAWNLAKEDQYAFQFLNMELEDLKPNQLSLSGISLMQVEEDQFRASAFIRSSLDKAIQLQEVTLVLLDEKDQVLGRKAFDLSEVGEIPARSSRPWHFIFTTKDLFTTDLPASGWKLAFQLNPSARKHSLELADSWKKSLAKESKQKLEEMVENLEPPKKGEVNFMGLQAKKQETGDLHITMLIRNGSEKTINLEQIPLNVEDASGEVVATGGFKLEDFKVSANTSKPWTFIFPKSMVKKDTPDLSKWKAYPPNQK
- a CDS encoding N-acetylmuramoyl-L-alanine amidase; the encoded protein is MTKRSLVFLLMFILVSVFSPLDAVDASSKEGTVTATSLNVRAEPSTQATRIGSLTQGQTVQIQRTVGTWYEIRYGSQNGYVSNQYISIKSSTPSTPPSNQQVKIYVNGELLDLPISNPPRVDNHLLVPFRVIGDALGIDVKWRGATRQVWGEDQGTEILFTIDQTNTIVNNRNVSVSPAPRIFEHSTVIPLRFFSETFGADVKWNQQAQEVRITRETQSAGSTSAYSGTVARADTLNVRSGPDTSHASLGRLTSGQTVEVHSFDDRWAKITFNGRDAYVHSYYLDLYQNGVQKRLLGQPKVTRVSDVTTLSWPKIGGVVNTSHQQNGTLRTITTNAAEMPIVASSVNGMSQISAVNQSAGKGMSFRVADGYQASISHTTAELIVTVSPVRQGGSLSGKKIVIDPGHGGSDPGAVGNGLQEKEIALDVAQRAEKLLLAAGAHVIMTRDTDVYPTLSDRVKVANDANADLFISIHANSATATSANGTETYWDATYASAGSEKLAHAIHGHLIDKLGTRDRGVKTAGFQVIKQARMPSVLLELAFISNSQDAAKLKTNSFRQGSAEAILEGVVDYYK
- a CDS encoding S-layer homology domain-containing protein, translated to MKKVITMLVMLLVFSTAAFGYAPMSSANNDDITGHVLEGEMRKAVELGILGGYGPGRYGPNDKVTRAQFATFLTRALKLPAAQSTFSDVPSTYPLAAGIGSAAGANIVAGYPGNTFKPEQNITREQMAAMISRALEYKGMKVAPQALTFTDSAQIHPNFVDAVSKNTYLGIIAGMPTSDQRFRFAPKDDATRAQAAAFIVRMLQVLETGDSLNDLYKTGTIVNGQVRMDSQAYLTYQQAANAGKDLVYQGQTLLKMKNGLVVANPPARQEIVRIMDETKSRQLTYVVKGTELQYINADENWVHVRYADGEGYIRQSEAWLIPTELQKGRAQYTVTNGVLHYRGFDHLKGEYEWARPYSDAPAFMQNGQVYYSLNGYDFFNASGQKVGTAYQYFNFLPLRTKTNYTAEDLNRYIASVNQTVNGKNVAKDSPLLNLGHVFIEAQEKYGINALYLYGKAIHESQYGLSVIAEQRKNLFGYGAYDSDPLGNAKPFNSFEESIHHVANSMNNRYLTPGGDQYRGAVLGLKGHGMNVNYASDPLWGQKIASHMYRADNFLGKKDYGYYTIAKTTTAGLNVRSDASTSSAAQFQFPQAGHYVAYVPGRNQAGATWYQIFSDHKDHQYGYVHGSYLEPINIMKR